AGCTGGGCGGTTTGGTGAGGAGCTCCAGCATTGGCGATGTCTCGTGGGACAGCTATTACCACGTGATTCTGCCGTCTGACAGCCGCTTGCAGGCACTCCTTGGCGAGTTGGGGCTGTCCGGCCAGCTCGTGTGGAAGCAGACCCGCACCGGCTTGCTCATCGACGGGAGGCTGTATTCGGTTTCCAACATGCGGGAGTTCGTCTCGTTGCCGGCCTTGACGCTGTTGGACAAGCTGCGACTGGGGGCCAACATTCTCTATGCTTCCAGGACGCGCAACTGGCAGCGCTTGGAGCAGCTGCATGCGGTCGAGTGGCTGCGCACCTGGTCCGGCACAAGAACGTGCACACGCTTCTGGGTGCCGCTCTTGCGCGCGAAGCTGGGTGAGGAATACCGGGCGGCGTCGGCCGCGTTCATCTGGGCGACCATGGCCAGGCTCTACAGCGCGCGACGCACCGGGGCGAAGAGGGAAGAGCTGGGCTACGTGCAAGGGGGGTACGCAGCCGTGGTGGGCACCTTGGAGCGTGCCCTGCACGAACGCGGCGTGAAAGTGCGGTGCAGCCATCGCCTGTGTCGCGTCGAACCCGAGGCAGGGGGCGGTTACCTCCTCCGCTTTGACAACGGTGCAACCAACGGCGCCGGCAAGGTGGTGCTGACTATGCCCAACCCGGCTATTGTCAGCGCCTGCCCCTGGCTGTCTGCCTCCGAGGCCAAGCGCTTAGCCGGAGCTACCTACATGGGGATCGTATGTTTGGCGTTGCTATTGCGCAAACCCTTAGCAGGCTTCTACACCACGAACATCGCCGATGGTGATTTCCCTTTCACCGGGATTATCGAAATGTCATCCCTGATAGATCCGGACACCTTTGGTGGACGCTCTCTGGTGTACTTGCCAAAATACGTGCCTGCGGACGACCCGGTGCTGCTGGCGCCTGCTGAAGAGATACTGTACTCCTTCGTAGAGGAGCTCCGCCGCGTCTATCCGGCCCTGGGCCTGGAAGACGTCGTCGGCTGGAGCGTGAACAGGGAACAGCATGTGTTTGCCCTTCCCACGCTCCGTTATTCGGAAATCGCCCCCCCGATGCGCACCGTGGCCCCGGGTGTGTTCATCGTGAACTCTGCCCAGATTGTCAACACTACCCTGAACGTGAACGAAGCGGTGCGCCAAGCCGAAGAGGCGGCACAGCTTCTGCGGGATGAGCCTTAGTCGGGAACAGCCATGACAGGTGTCAAGAACAGCGTGCAGAGGCCCCTTGCGGCCGTATCCCTGGACCTCGACGACAAGTGGTCCTACATGCGCACCCGCGGTGACGCGCGGTGGAAGGAGCTGCCCTCGTACTTGGCCGTAGCCGTGCCACGCATGCTCGATTTCCTGCGCGCCAAGGGGCTGCGCATCACCTTTTTCATCGTGGGCGTCGACGCGGCGCGGCCCCAAAATGGCGACCTACTCAGGATGATCGTCCAGGACGGACACGAACTCGGCAATCATTCCTACCACCACGAGCCGTGGTTGCCACGCCATCCACGTGCGACTATCGCGGAAGAGGTGCTGAGGACCCACGAGGAACTGCTCCGCGTCACGGGCGCGAGGCCAGAGGGCTTCCGTGGCCCAGGTTTTGGCTGGAGCGCCACGCTCATCGAGGTCCTGGCAGAGGCAGGTTACTCCTACGACGCCTCATCGCTGCCGACGGTGGTGGCACCTTTGGCCCGGCTCTATTTCTTGAGCAAGAGCACCCTGGAGAAGGAGGAACGACAGCTCCGAGAGGGTCTTTTCGGCTCCTTTCGAGATGGCCTCCGGCCGGTAGGGGCTCACTACCTCGGCCTGGACGGGCACCGTCTACTACTGGAGATTCCCGTGACGACAATTCCGGGGTTGAGGACCCCGTTTCATCTCAGCTATCTCATGTACTTGGCCCAGAGGTCCCGGCCGCTCATGCGCACCTACCTTGAACTTGCGCTGAGTTTGTGCCGCGCTACCGCCACGGGGCCGAGCTTTCTCCTGCACCCACTGGATTTTCTCGACAAAGGGGATGCCCCAGAGTTGGCGTTCTTTCCCGCCATGAATCTGCCGTGGCAGGACAAGATTGAGGTCGCTGGGGAAGCGCTC
The genomic region above belongs to Calditrichota bacterium and contains:
- a CDS encoding FAD-dependent oxidoreductase; translation: LGGLVRSSSIGDVSWDSYYHVILPSDSRLQALLGELGLSGQLVWKQTRTGLLIDGRLYSVSNMREFVSLPALTLLDKLRLGANILYASRTRNWQRLEQLHAVEWLRTWSGTRTCTRFWVPLLRAKLGEEYRAASAAFIWATMARLYSARRTGAKREELGYVQGGYAAVVGTLERALHERGVKVRCSHRLCRVEPEAGGGYLLRFDNGATNGAGKVVLTMPNPAIVSACPWLSASEAKRLAGATYMGIVCLALLLRKPLAGFYTTNIADGDFPFTGIIEMSSLIDPDTFGGRSLVYLPKYVPADDPVLLAPAEEILYSFVEELRRVYPALGLEDVVGWSVNREQHVFALPTLRYSEIAPPMRTVAPGVFIVNSAQIVNTTLNVNEAVRQAEEAAQLLRDEP
- a CDS encoding polysaccharide deacetylase family protein, coding for MTGVKNSVQRPLAAVSLDLDDKWSYMRTRGDARWKELPSYLAVAVPRMLDFLRAKGLRITFFIVGVDAARPQNGDLLRMIVQDGHELGNHSYHHEPWLPRHPRATIAEEVLRTHEELLRVTGARPEGFRGPGFGWSATLIEVLAEAGYSYDASSLPTVVAPLARLYFLSKSTLEKEERQLREGLFGSFRDGLRPVGAHYLGLDGHRLLLEIPVTTIPGLRTPFHLSYLMYLAQRSRPLMRTYLELALSLCRATATGPSFLLHPLDFLDKGDAPELAFFPAMNLPWQDKIEVAGEALDRLAARFELLPMGAFACFVARSGVLPTVRMANGGHEQ